Proteins encoded in a region of the Paenibacillus sp. E222 genome:
- a CDS encoding helix-turn-helix domain-containing protein, whose amino-acid sequence MKYDFDLKKMCPATYAFHVIGGKWNLPILAILSENETIRYNELKRRLHGITSTMLTNCLKELIDYGIVHREQFNEVPPRVEYSLTPSGMKLVPLIESIVGWGQDNMMSSLNNTSSTY is encoded by the coding sequence ATGAAATACGACTTTGATTTAAAAAAAATGTGCCCCGCGACCTACGCTTTCCATGTAATCGGAGGGAAATGGAACTTGCCAATCCTGGCAATCCTAAGTGAAAATGAAACGATCAGATATAATGAACTGAAGAGAAGACTTCATGGAATTACGAGTACCATGCTCACCAATTGTTTAAAGGAATTAATAGATTATGGGATTGTCCATAGGGAGCAATTTAATGAAGTCCCACCAAGAGTGGAGTATTCGCTTACCCCTTCGGGAATGAAATTAGTTCCTTTAATTGAATCGATTGTAGGTTGGGGTCAAGATAACATGATGTCCAGCTTGAACAACACAAGTTCTACTTATTAA
- a CDS encoding glyoxalase/bleomycin resistance/extradiol dioxygenase family protein, with amino-acid sequence MNFEVIPFLSMNGDAAAAIAFYEKYLGAKVLFKKDYKEMKEMNPGFEYPEGQDEYITHSVLQIGVNKLMIAEEEMDTSRPWQLGNSTSLCIQSKDKSTMTELYHSLVQHDEVTVLVPYEQNEFSPGYGIVRDPFGIVIQLCVTVHDF; translated from the coding sequence ATGAATTTTGAAGTGATCCCGTTTCTGTCGATGAATGGAGACGCTGCGGCAGCCATTGCTTTTTATGAAAAGTACCTGGGGGCTAAGGTGTTGTTCAAGAAAGATTACAAAGAGATGAAGGAAATGAATCCGGGGTTCGAGTATCCTGAAGGGCAGGATGAATATATTACACATTCGGTACTCCAGATCGGGGTAAACAAATTGATGATTGCTGAGGAAGAAATGGATACGAGTCGACCGTGGCAGCTGGGAAACAGCACGTCATTATGCATTCAATCGAAAGACAAAAGTACGATGACGGAGCTGTATCATTCGCTGGTTCAACATGATGAGGTTACGGTGTTGGTGCCTTATGAGCAAAATGAGTTTAGTCCGGGGTATGGAATTGTGCGTGATCCGTTCGGAATCGTGATTCAGCTTTGTGTGACGGTGCATGATTTTTAA
- a CDS encoding energy-coupling factor transporter transmembrane protein EcfT, with amino-acid sequence MQLVRNWFDKISIERIQLELMNTVYGSGHASLSRIDPRVMLIWYLFFAIVPWFVHNGTVLLGMFLLMVTTTILSRAAPFIIIILCLGLIGQVGWMFIISLFFGGNLESALPLLLLTLKLSIVSLASITVFSGMDPERIGDGLLALGMPATFSFSLSYAYRILPVLFGEFRNIMLSYRLRGQVPSRHGWLYWRLVVYYMKLFVVSFFPLMLATAKRSRTTVEALETRGFSYGMKHPESKRLKLAHLKITSRDLGFLAGSAIYVALLFWLGGYYEIL; translated from the coding sequence ATGCAGCTTGTCCGCAACTGGTTTGACAAAATATCCATTGAACGCATTCAGCTTGAGCTGATGAATACTGTATATGGCAGCGGGCATGCCAGCCTGTCGCGGATTGATCCTCGTGTCATGCTGATCTGGTATCTCTTTTTTGCCATCGTTCCCTGGTTTGTTCATAACGGGACTGTGCTGCTCGGCATGTTTCTGTTGATGGTGACTACCACCATACTGTCCAGAGCCGCTCCTTTTATCATTATCATTCTTTGCCTGGGGTTGATCGGTCAGGTCGGGTGGATGTTTATCATCTCACTGTTCTTCGGTGGCAATCTGGAATCTGCATTGCCCCTGCTGCTGCTTACCCTGAAGCTGTCGATTGTCTCGCTGGCGAGTATCACCGTCTTTTCGGGCATGGACCCGGAACGGATTGGCGATGGGTTGCTTGCGCTCGGCATGCCTGCGACGTTCTCCTTCAGCCTCTCTTATGCTTACCGCATATTGCCGGTGTTGTTCGGTGAATTCCGCAACATCATGCTGTCCTACAGACTGCGGGGTCAGGTTCCCTCCCGGCACGGATGGCTCTACTGGCGGCTCGTTGTCTACTATATGAAGCTATTCGTCGTGTCCTTCTTCCCGCTCATGCTGGCTACCGCCAAACGTTCTCGCACAACGGTGGAAGCACTGGAGACACGCGGTTTCTCGTACGGCATGAAGCATCCTGAGTCCAAACGCCTGAAGCTCGCCCATCTGAAAATCACCTCACGTGACCTCGGATTTCTCGCCGGATCGGCAATCTATGTTGCACTGTTATTCTGGCTCGGCGGGTATTACGAGATTCTGTAA
- a CDS encoding CynX/NimT family MFS transporter, with protein MKLFYIVLALILASLNLRPPITSISPLMSTIQSDLGISGIAASLLTTLPVLCMGIFAPFSVKLSRRWGNEGAIVLALILIGIGTALRLFVGAAPLMMFTSFLSGVGIALTGPLLSSFIKQYFPGRVAAMVGIYSTAMVVGASISVGLSVPLQNLLGGSWKGSLAMWALLAVIALPIWMILALSARKDRQTGRISTVNVEALPVKNSRAWVLTFFFGLMAAIFYSLTAWLAPAIQSQGYTKETAGSIQTLFTLISLPSTLFIPMLVHRYQRRVFWLVGCALMELIGVLMLNLSVSPWLAAIPLGIGAGGLFPIALMLPIDETNNAQEASAWSAMTQSGGYILGALGPLAIGWLHDTTGSFVQAFYGLAIIIVLQIMVQLAIGNKKSSPAVHDTSESRV; from the coding sequence GTGAAACTGTTTTATATCGTTCTGGCGCTTATTCTGGCTTCATTGAATCTGCGACCACCCATTACATCCATTTCTCCCTTAATGAGTACCATACAAAGTGATCTGGGTATTAGCGGAATTGCAGCAAGTTTGTTAACTACGCTTCCCGTATTATGTATGGGTATATTCGCTCCATTTTCCGTAAAGCTAAGCAGGAGGTGGGGGAATGAAGGCGCGATCGTTTTGGCATTAATCCTCATTGGAATAGGTACGGCATTGCGGTTGTTCGTGGGTGCAGCACCTCTGATGATGTTTACTTCATTTCTATCCGGTGTAGGGATTGCATTGACTGGTCCGCTCTTGTCCAGCTTTATCAAACAGTACTTCCCTGGGCGAGTTGCTGCCATGGTGGGGATCTACTCTACAGCAATGGTTGTGGGGGCCAGCATTAGTGTTGGACTATCGGTTCCCCTTCAAAATCTCCTGGGGGGTTCGTGGAAGGGATCGTTAGCGATGTGGGCATTGCTCGCCGTCATTGCTTTGCCGATCTGGATGATATTAGCCTTGTCAGCACGAAAGGATCGACAAACGGGGCGGATTTCTACTGTGAACGTTGAAGCTCTTCCAGTGAAAAATAGTCGAGCATGGGTACTGACATTTTTCTTCGGATTGATGGCAGCGATCTTCTATTCATTGACTGCATGGCTTGCGCCTGCGATCCAGAGCCAGGGATATACGAAAGAAACTGCCGGCAGCATCCAAACGTTATTTACGTTAATTTCATTACCGTCTACGTTATTCATTCCAATGCTCGTTCACCGTTACCAAAGACGTGTATTCTGGCTTGTTGGATGTGCGCTAATGGAGTTAATCGGAGTCTTAATGCTGAACCTGTCCGTCAGTCCTTGGCTGGCCGCGATCCCACTCGGCATTGGGGCCGGGGGACTGTTCCCGATCGCGCTGATGCTGCCCATTGATGAGACAAATAATGCTCAGGAAGCCAGTGCCTGGTCAGCCATGACCCAATCGGGCGGTTACATTCTGGGCGCGCTTGGTCCACTGGCAATCGGTTGGCTCCATGATACCACGGGCAGCTTTGTTCAAGCATTCTATGGTCTGGCTATAATCATCGTGCTGCAAATCATGGTTCAGTTGGCGATAGGCAATAAAAAAAGCTCTCCAGCGGTTCATGATACATCAGAGTCCAGAGTTTGA
- a CDS encoding YafY family protein: protein MKKSERMNQMLRFINQKQHFTLQDLMQEFHISKRTALRDIASLEEIGAPLYAEYGRYGGYRLLQQMQLPPISFNTSELHALYFAMQALRSFTNLPFQVSFRSIHEKFLSALSENQRQDIEQIQHRVSFRHTEQIRDSEHLEFLLMAAVQNIVIQITYRHIRSSSSSPDNNSNPDKPKPGIRTIQPIALYAMKGYWYCQAYDLGKQAYRVFRCDRITSCEATDIEPIPHINELNLQDAHSLWKPSENAIPFKCLINEAGVELFQQEQFPSMRIINESGTDTGLTGYAYLVGSYEAHELEFIIRYLASFGKTIKIMEPNTLRESLRQHYLDLLDHV from the coding sequence ATGAAAAAATCAGAACGCATGAACCAGATGCTGCGCTTTATCAATCAAAAACAGCACTTCACCCTGCAAGATCTCATGCAGGAGTTTCACATATCCAAGAGAACCGCATTACGAGATATCGCGTCATTAGAAGAAATCGGTGCTCCCCTTTATGCCGAATATGGACGTTATGGGGGATATCGTTTGCTTCAGCAAATGCAGCTGCCGCCCATTTCATTTAATACGAGTGAGCTTCATGCGCTCTACTTTGCCATGCAGGCATTGCGCAGCTTTACCAACCTGCCCTTTCAGGTCTCTTTTCGCTCCATTCACGAGAAGTTTCTAAGTGCCCTATCCGAAAACCAGAGACAGGATATTGAACAAATCCAGCATCGAGTCTCTTTTCGACACACCGAGCAAATCCGGGATAGTGAGCATCTGGAGTTTCTATTAATGGCCGCTGTTCAGAATATAGTGATACAGATTACGTATCGACATATTCGCAGCAGTAGCAGTAGCCCAGACAACAATTCCAATCCCGACAAACCCAAGCCCGGCATACGCACCATTCAGCCCATCGCCCTCTATGCGATGAAAGGCTACTGGTATTGCCAGGCGTATGATCTGGGTAAACAGGCGTACCGTGTGTTCCGATGTGACCGAATCACCTCATGCGAGGCGACAGATATCGAACCTATACCACATATTAATGAACTCAATCTACAGGATGCCCACTCGTTATGGAAACCTTCAGAGAACGCTATCCCATTTAAATGTCTGATCAATGAAGCCGGGGTTGAGCTGTTCCAGCAAGAACAGTTTCCATCCATGCGGATCATTAACGAATCTGGAACTGATACTGGACTTACTGGATACGCCTATTTAGTCGGGTCGTATGAAGCCCATGAGCTTGAGTTCATCATTCGTTATCTCGCCAGCTTCGGCAAGACCATCAAGATCATGGAGCCCAATACCTTAAGAGAATCCTTAAGACAGCACTATCTGGATTTACTCGACCATGTTTAA
- a CDS encoding PHP domain-containing protein → MRIDLHTHGKLSKNSDFSVDYFTEMVNEAKASGLEALALTEHFNTRNFYEVYETLDRLYPYNGEYYEADGLRIFPGMEVDIQETGHILLVGQKEHILAVRSGLEPYTAKGSFIPFAELLDLAEAWPLLKIGAHPFRESTPLYQLDRDLLGRLDAFDLNAKDMYQYGIETCRGQVEPFAQSLGKPVTAGSDTHQCLQYGSVFNVLDRPCASVAELKEQILAGSYSIEISNDLPLRVKASVMLKKVMKRLAKLDATRLQEV, encoded by the coding sequence ATGCGCATTGATCTTCATACTCACGGCAAATTATCCAAAAACTCTGATTTCTCGGTTGATTACTTCACCGAAATGGTCAACGAAGCCAAAGCCAGCGGGCTCGAAGCCCTCGCGCTCACTGAACATTTTAACACCCGCAACTTCTACGAGGTCTATGAGACGCTGGATCGTCTCTATCCATATAACGGAGAGTACTACGAGGCAGATGGACTGCGCATTTTTCCCGGCATGGAAGTGGATATTCAGGAGACAGGACATATTTTGCTGGTGGGTCAAAAAGAACATATCCTTGCCGTCCGCAGCGGCCTGGAACCATATACAGCCAAAGGTTCATTCATTCCTTTTGCAGAACTCTTGGATTTGGCCGAAGCCTGGCCACTGCTCAAAATTGGCGCACACCCTTTCCGCGAATCCACCCCGCTGTATCAACTGGACCGTGATTTGTTGGGACGTTTGGACGCTTTTGATCTGAACGCCAAGGATATGTACCAATACGGCATTGAGACGTGCCGCGGGCAGGTTGAACCATTCGCCCAGTCCCTCGGCAAACCGGTCACTGCCGGAAGCGATACCCACCAGTGTCTGCAATACGGCAGTGTATTCAATGTGCTGGATCGTCCATGCGCATCGGTCGCCGAGCTCAAAGAGCAGATTCTCGCCGGTTCATACAGTATCGAAATATCCAACGATCTTCCTCTCCGTGTCAAAGCCTCCGTTATGCTGAAGAAAGTGATGAAACGTCTTGCCAAACTGGACGCTACCCGTTTGCAGGAGGTTTAG
- a CDS encoding DsbA family protein — translation MSDQNNMVCDLETGVCGVAEDEPMEVIDFNHKEKTVTMYYVTDPICSHCWALEPVLNRFVEEYDQYFKTETLMGGLLPSWHGFSDGGNGIQKPSDVAEHWKEVGEHSRMPIDGSLWYSDPILSSYPPSRVFKVIQQNHAGKEIDFLRNAREAVFAFNRNIGQDDVLIEIVNKTGLHGKDIVEKASEQSAQDLLEEDFDMVAKLGVRGFPTIILMNEENKGVKIVGARSIEIYEAALKQILNEDPKPKKKASLSRLLKPGHILFSREIEVMYDIQQSKVTEFVQEELAEDTYQLNEMMNEVYIKRN, via the coding sequence ATGAGTGATCAAAATAATATGGTATGTGATCTTGAAACGGGTGTATGTGGTGTCGCTGAGGATGAACCAATGGAAGTAATTGATTTCAATCACAAAGAGAAAACAGTAACGATGTATTATGTTACAGACCCCATCTGTTCACACTGCTGGGCTCTTGAACCGGTATTGAATCGATTTGTTGAGGAATACGATCAATATTTTAAAACGGAAACATTAATGGGCGGATTACTTCCAAGTTGGCATGGGTTCTCGGATGGTGGAAATGGGATACAGAAACCATCTGATGTTGCAGAGCACTGGAAGGAAGTTGGGGAGCATTCTCGGATGCCAATCGATGGATCGCTTTGGTACTCTGATCCTATTCTTTCATCCTATCCTCCATCCAGAGTATTTAAAGTCATCCAGCAAAACCATGCAGGTAAAGAAATAGATTTTCTTCGGAATGCTCGGGAAGCTGTTTTTGCCTTCAATCGAAATATTGGACAAGACGATGTATTGATTGAAATTGTTAATAAAACAGGACTTCACGGAAAGGATATTGTAGAAAAGGCGAGTGAGCAATCGGCTCAAGATTTATTAGAAGAAGATTTTGATATGGTGGCAAAACTCGGTGTAAGAGGCTTTCCTACAATTATTTTGATGAACGAAGAGAACAAGGGAGTTAAGATTGTTGGTGCAAGATCTATAGAAATATATGAGGCTGCTCTAAAACAAATCCTTAACGAAGATCCTAAACCTAAAAAGAAAGCAAGCTTATCACGGTTGCTTAAACCAGGACATATCCTCTTTTCCAGAGAGATTGAGGTAATGTACGATATTCAACAAAGTAAAGTTACAGAATTTGTTCAGGAAGAACTGGCTGAAGACACATATCAACTTAACGAAATGATGAATGAAGTATATATTAAACGAAACTAA
- a CDS encoding VOC family protein, with amino-acid sequence MQIKEVNLFTHQMEAMKQFYGTLLELELLEENPSFISLRTGNSILSFQQASGQEKPFYHVAFTIPTNKLAEAKKWIQARNISLLSKDDKDDFYFPYWDATAFYFYDPSGNLMEFIAHHSLENAVEDAFDSRQLLCISEIGLPVDDVPHTISKMKGQYHLEPFAGDGKHFAPIGNAEGMFIVIDKEKPWFPDGRKPGVFATEVKVETGRAGSISLQNGLYSIDSF; translated from the coding sequence ATGCAAATAAAAGAGGTTAACTTGTTCACCCATCAAATGGAGGCCATGAAGCAGTTTTACGGTACGTTACTGGAGTTGGAGCTATTGGAGGAGAATCCATCGTTCATATCGCTTCGCACAGGAAATTCGATCCTTTCATTTCAGCAAGCTTCTGGTCAGGAAAAGCCCTTCTATCATGTCGCTTTCACGATTCCAACGAATAAACTCGCTGAAGCCAAGAAGTGGATTCAAGCTCGAAACATCTCTTTGCTTTCCAAGGACGATAAGGATGATTTCTATTTTCCCTACTGGGATGCAACAGCTTTCTATTTCTATGACCCAAGCGGTAATTTGATGGAGTTCATCGCTCACCATTCGTTGGAAAATGCAGTCGAAGATGCCTTTGATTCCAGGCAGCTGCTATGCATTAGCGAGATTGGTCTGCCTGTCGATGATGTACCCCATACCATAAGCAAAATGAAGGGACAGTATCACCTTGAACCCTTTGCGGGAGACGGAAAACACTTTGCCCCGATCGGTAACGCAGAAGGCATGTTTATTGTAATCGACAAAGAGAAGCCCTGGTTCCCCGACGGACGCAAACCTGGGGTATTTGCCACTGAGGTAAAGGTTGAAACTGGACGGGCAGGAAGCATTTCATTGCAGAATGGTTTGTACTCTATTGATTCGTTCTGA
- a CDS encoding monooxygenase, with protein MSYVLQIDFKFKGPFGEAMSMEFEKLAESINLEKGFIKKVWTESEARTEAGGHYHFETEEDAENYLKMHLERLRGFGIEESNVKIFKVNEKLSLINKGLS; from the coding sequence ATGTCTTATGTTTTGCAAATAGATTTCAAATTTAAAGGTCCTTTTGGAGAAGCCATGTCAATGGAATTTGAGAAGTTGGCTGAAAGCATCAATTTAGAAAAAGGATTCATTAAGAAAGTATGGACTGAAAGTGAAGCAAGGACAGAAGCTGGTGGGCATTATCACTTTGAAACCGAGGAAGATGCAGAAAACTATCTGAAAATGCATTTAGAAAGACTCCGCGGGTTCGGGATAGAGGAGTCGAACGTGAAAATATTCAAGGTCAATGAGAAATTGTCTTTAATTAATAAGGGATTGAGTTAA
- a CDS encoding LysR family transcriptional regulator gives MEIRQMENFIVVCEELHFTRAADKIGISQPTLSQQIRALEDELGVPLFDRVGKKIVMTQAGTLFLEHCVQMVRHLQNTQDALAEFRNDQRGKLVIGVLPSDLDYRLTPLLVNFHARFPKVKLKVISSIYVLNQVLDNEVDIGIELTSISDDRLVRIPLCSEEYVLVVSENHAWAERNEIGIRELRDIQTVMFPEGFTGRELVDGYCRKYGFTLNTIMETSSATSIISLVKANVGGTILPYPLIKAMNEPALRIIRISDDAPYRHFEIIHRSDRYLTQSAKAFIEKTIEYFNQG, from the coding sequence ATGGAAATCCGTCAAATGGAGAATTTTATCGTCGTTTGTGAGGAACTCCATTTCACACGTGCAGCAGATAAAATCGGCATTTCTCAACCTACCTTGAGTCAACAGATTCGAGCGCTGGAGGATGAGTTGGGTGTTCCCTTGTTTGACCGGGTGGGCAAAAAGATTGTGATGACTCAGGCGGGAACGTTGTTCCTGGAGCATTGTGTACAAATGGTTCGCCATTTACAGAATACCCAGGATGCGTTAGCTGAATTCCGCAATGATCAGCGAGGTAAGCTAGTGATTGGAGTCCTGCCCTCCGATTTGGACTACCGTCTTACTCCATTGCTCGTTAACTTTCATGCCCGTTTTCCTAAAGTAAAATTAAAAGTTATATCTTCAATTTATGTATTGAATCAAGTGCTGGATAACGAAGTCGACATCGGCATCGAGCTCACTTCGATTTCTGATGACCGTCTTGTCCGCATTCCTTTATGTAGTGAAGAATACGTACTCGTCGTTTCGGAGAACCACGCTTGGGCTGAACGAAATGAGATTGGCATCAGGGAACTGCGCGATATTCAGACCGTAATGTTTCCGGAAGGGTTCACAGGCAGAGAACTGGTTGATGGCTATTGCCGGAAATATGGCTTTACCTTGAATACGATCATGGAGACTAGTTCGGCAACCTCTATTATTAGTCTGGTCAAAGCTAACGTTGGCGGTACGATACTTCCATATCCACTGATCAAGGCGATGAATGAACCGGCACTACGCATCATCCGAATCTCGGACGATGCTCCTTACCGGCACTTTGAGATCATTCATCGGTCCGACCGTTACCTGACCCAATCTGCCAAAGCATTTATTGAGAAAACCATTGAATATTTTAATCAAGGATAA